In one Lottiidibacillus patelloidae genomic region, the following are encoded:
- a CDS encoding ABC transporter ATP-binding protein, which produces MEVAIQCEHVKKIVTNLEKQEMILKVETFKVNKGEQVVLMGPSGSGKTTLLHLLAGLEKPSSGRITIFNEELSQLSEKQRDRFRGNHIGIVFQEFQLFPYMSAMENILIQNLASTKFSGREAKEKAERLLQKLGLAHRKHSKVSLLSKGEQQRVAIARALLHKPKLLLVDEPTSSLDVKSGMEVVALLKEICTEEKTTLLLVTHDPTVANEFARVEKMDNLNEIYAKMLNEVTK; this is translated from the coding sequence ATGGAAGTTGCAATTCAATGTGAACATGTAAAGAAAATCGTTACTAACCTTGAAAAACAAGAAATGATCTTGAAAGTAGAAACATTTAAAGTGAACAAAGGAGAACAAGTTGTTTTAATGGGACCGAGCGGCTCAGGGAAAACTACTCTTTTGCATTTGCTTGCAGGATTAGAAAAGCCTTCGTCAGGTCGGATAACTATTTTTAACGAAGAACTATCGCAGTTATCAGAAAAGCAGCGCGATAGGTTTCGAGGAAATCATATCGGAATTGTTTTTCAAGAGTTTCAATTATTTCCTTATATGAGTGCCATGGAAAATATATTAATACAGAATCTAGCTTCTACTAAGTTTTCGGGAAGAGAAGCGAAAGAAAAAGCAGAACGATTGTTACAAAAGTTAGGTTTAGCCCACCGTAAACACTCGAAAGTTTCGTTATTATCAAAAGGGGAACAACAACGAGTAGCGATTGCAAGAGCACTTTTACACAAACCAAAGTTGCTGTTAGTGGACGAGCCAACTAGTAGTTTAGATGTGAAATCTGGAATGGAAGTCGTCGCCCTTCTAAAAGAAATCTGTACAGAAGAAAAAACGACACTCCTATTAGTTACGCATGATCCAACAGTTGCAAATGAGTTTGCTAGAGTAGAGAAGATGGATAACCTTAATGAAATATACGCAAAGATGTTAAATGAGGTAACAAAATGA
- a CDS encoding ABC transporter permease, with protein MNIIKFSLKSILGRKTNTIFTAIAIMIAAALVFSVMMIFEGLDKGIKDQAGSYDIVVGAEGSPMQLTLNSLLYFDKPLGNVPYSLYEELRDDERVLRVVPIALGDSYESYPVIGTTLEFFQPFREGLQERFSLAEGSYFKSTYEVVIGASVARELDLQVGDHFHSSHGFEGNNEHDEMEYIVTGILEPVGSADDKGIFTSIESVWHAHEEETGEEAHTEEHEDEKEVTAILVKPQMLGFAPGLKEEIDKKNEMQAVYPVIMFRQLLETFSIGKQIAMLLATISIFMAVLFIVFAVLGSMNQRRGETMILRSLGVPRYKIATNILIEMSFVSLIGTSMGYFLSQTIVFLVGTYSKMYLGFAMPTFIISSNIIYVGVSIFLLALIISFIPTLFLFNRDIGRKQA; from the coding sequence ATGAATATAATAAAATTTTCACTTAAAAGTATTCTTGGCAGGAAAACGAATACGATATTTACAGCAATTGCTATTATGATTGCAGCGGCACTAGTCTTTTCTGTCATGATGATTTTTGAAGGATTAGATAAGGGCATTAAGGATCAAGCTGGTTCTTATGATATTGTTGTTGGTGCTGAAGGTAGCCCGATGCAATTAACGTTAAATAGTCTATTATATTTTGATAAACCGCTCGGTAATGTTCCATATTCACTTTATGAGGAACTTCGAGATGATGAAAGAGTACTCCGGGTTGTTCCTATTGCCCTTGGCGATTCTTACGAGTCATATCCAGTTATCGGGACGACGTTGGAATTTTTTCAGCCGTTTCGTGAAGGGTTACAAGAGCGCTTTTCACTCGCAGAAGGATCATATTTTAAATCTACCTATGAAGTAGTTATTGGTGCGAGCGTTGCTAGAGAATTAGACTTACAAGTTGGAGATCATTTCCATAGTAGCCATGGCTTTGAAGGAAATAATGAACACGACGAAATGGAGTATATTGTTACTGGTATCTTGGAACCAGTTGGAAGTGCTGATGATAAAGGTATTTTCACATCAATTGAAAGCGTATGGCATGCTCATGAAGAAGAAACAGGTGAAGAGGCACATACGGAAGAGCACGAGGATGAAAAAGAAGTTACCGCAATTCTAGTCAAGCCCCAAATGCTTGGGTTTGCTCCGGGGTTAAAAGAGGAAATAGATAAAAAAAATGAAATGCAAGCTGTCTATCCAGTCATTATGTTTAGACAATTGCTAGAAACATTTAGTATTGGTAAACAAATCGCAATGTTACTAGCGACAATTTCGATTTTTATGGCAGTTTTATTTATTGTTTTTGCTGTGCTTGGTTCAATGAATCAACGAAGAGGAGAAACGATGATACTAAGGTCACTAGGAGTACCTAGGTATAAAATAGCAACTAACATATTAATAGAAATGTCATTTGTATCATTAATTGGAACAAGTATGGGCTATTTTCTTTCACAAACAATTGTCTTTCTCGTTGGGACATATAGTAAAATGTATTTAGGCTTTGCAATGCCTACGTTTATTATTTCAAGCAATATCATCTATGTGGGTGTATCAATTTTTCTTTTAGCATTAATCATATCTTTCATACCGACACTGTTCCTTTTTAATAGGGATATCGGCCGAAAGCAAGCATAG
- a CDS encoding HupE/UreJ family protein, producing the protein MSINLLKYIAVMITSFFLFLTTASLHTFAHPLSASYGELLIEDENIHLSFSIDELSVIESVSADQNGDEKLDEEELKEAQYAITDWVTVNLQVTVNNVAKRPNITSMFTEKRGDKMVVSFEIDYPIDSGTKTIQLTDHFYYKSPDKTSYTHFLVVKHKEEINEYLLKGENRSLSLEVKEETSGKEIVNTEAKAAWLQFLILGMEHILTGFDHLLFLLALLLARQKFKDYLKVVTSFTIAHSITLTLGYLGFISIPSWIVEAIIALSIVYVAVENIFRKTVHHRWTLTFLFGLIHGLGFAGLLMEMDIPKGHLTVSLFSFNVGIEIIQIVLVALVLPALIFLQRKANYLLIMKGTSIALAIIGFFWFIERIL; encoded by the coding sequence TTGTCTATTAATTTACTGAAATATATTGCTGTCATGATAACAAGTTTTTTTCTTTTTTTAACAACTGCTTCACTTCATACTTTTGCTCACCCGCTGAGTGCTAGTTATGGGGAACTACTTATTGAAGATGAAAATATTCATTTGTCTTTTTCTATCGATGAATTGTCTGTCATTGAGTCCGTTTCTGCTGACCAGAATGGGGATGAAAAACTTGATGAGGAAGAATTAAAAGAAGCGCAATATGCCATTACTGATTGGGTGACTGTTAATCTGCAAGTGACAGTTAACAATGTAGCGAAGCGGCCAAACATAACTAGTATGTTTACTGAAAAGCGTGGAGATAAGATGGTAGTTTCGTTTGAAATCGACTATCCCATAGATTCTGGAACTAAAACAATTCAATTAACAGATCATTTTTACTATAAGTCTCCTGATAAAACTTCATATACTCATTTTTTAGTAGTTAAACATAAAGAAGAAATTAACGAATATTTACTAAAGGGAGAAAATCGTTCTTTATCATTAGAAGTAAAAGAGGAAACTTCTGGAAAAGAAATTGTTAACACTGAGGCAAAGGCAGCCTGGCTCCAATTTTTAATTCTAGGGATGGAACATATCCTCACTGGTTTTGATCACTTATTATTCTTATTAGCGCTATTACTTGCTAGACAAAAATTTAAAGATTACTTAAAAGTTGTTACATCTTTCACTATTGCTCATAGTATTACTTTAACACTTGGATATCTAGGGTTCATTTCTATTCCATCATGGATTGTAGAAGCAATTATTGCTTTGAGTATTGTTTATGTCGCAGTAGAAAATATCTTCCGCAAAACTGTCCATCATCGTTGGACGTTAACTTTTCTTTTTGGTCTAATTCATGGGCTTGGTTTTGCAGGGTTGTTAATGGAGATGGATATTCCTAAGGGGCATTTAACAGTTTCGTTATTTAGCTTTAATGTTGGGATTGAAATCATTCAAATTGTTTTAGTAGCTTTAGTTTTACCAGCATTAATTTTCCTACAAAGAAAAGCTAATTATTTACTCATTATGAAAGGGACATCTATAGCCCTTGCGATCATTGGTTTCTTTTGGTTTATCGAACGAATTTTATAA